The Streptomyces laurentii genome contains a region encoding:
- a CDS encoding hypothetical protein (Secreted protein [Streptomyces fulvissimus DSM40593];~Sortase E (SrtE) isa membrane transpeptidase foundin gram-positive bacteria that cleaves surface proteins at a cell sorting motif and catalyzes a transpeptidation reaction in which the surface protein substrate is covalently linked to peptidoglycan for...; cd05829;~UniProt-pubmed:11572948; UniProt-pubmed:20624727; UniProt-pubmed:21463507; UniProt-pubmed:18375553; UniProt-pubmed:20581206; UniProt-pubmed:12000953; UniProt-pubmed:20064060; UniProt-pubmed:21551298;~identified by MetaGeneAnnotator; putative;~putative catalytic site [active]), whose amino-acid sequence MPSGRALTGTAWAALVLGLWLWGQDAVPSPGLTTAPTTGDIAAAGRPPGVPLPPAHAPVAAVGPRRVEIPSIGVSAPVVPRGLDADGAIEPPPYASADTVGWYEAGTRPGAPGAALLVGHVDTETGPAVFYGLSAIRPGAEVAVTRSDGSVARFTVDDVQVLPRDGFDPRAAYGRRLPGQAELRLITCGGTFDRASGAYTANVVVSAYLTDVWEPPPDR is encoded by the coding sequence ATGCCCTCCGGGCGGGCGCTGACCGGGACGGCCTGGGCGGCCCTCGTGCTGGGCCTGTGGCTCTGGGGCCAGGACGCCGTCCCGTCGCCCGGCCTCACCACGGCGCCGACCACCGGCGACATAGCCGCCGCGGGGCGTCCGCCGGGCGTCCCGCTCCCCCCGGCGCACGCCCCGGTCGCCGCGGTCGGCCCGCGCCGGGTGGAGATCCCGTCGATCGGTGTGTCGGCGCCGGTCGTGCCGCGCGGCCTCGACGCGGACGGGGCGATCGAGCCGCCGCCGTACGCGAGCGCCGACACCGTCGGCTGGTACGAGGCCGGCACCCGGCCGGGCGCCCCCGGGGCCGCGCTCCTCGTCGGGCACGTCGACACCGAGACCGGCCCCGCCGTCTTCTACGGGCTGAGCGCGATCCGGCCCGGCGCGGAGGTGGCCGTGACCCGTTCGGACGGGAGCGTCGCGCGCTTCACCGTCGACGACGTACAGGTTCTGCCCAGGGACGGTTTCGACCCGCGCGCGGCGTACGGCCGGCGGCTGCCCGGCCAGGCCGAGCTGCGGCTGATCACCTGTGGCGGCACCTTCGACCGGGCGTCCGGCGCGTACACGGCGAACGTCGTCGTCTCCGCGTATCTGACCGATGTGTGGGAGCCGCCCCCGGACCGCTGA
- a CDS encoding membrane protein (identified by MetaGeneAnnotator; putative;~sequence version:1), producing MRSGPIALRAATAAMVLVLAPAAGVAQAHDEVRVTVTPPNAPPGAGVALKVTGCGGDSGTATSPAFTAGARLTGREQGQGRSQDRSQDQSRGPVQGHGWERRWGQDQGQGQWWSQSGDWGGDRSGDRGGDRGGDRSGDQGRGKGGELSGDARLKDRLDEGTYPVSVFCDGHGHHDVGTLRIPRSEEPARRPSSHPSPVAPVHAGGGGTAAFAAPAAPGVAQTASDEGLGTPYTVLGLVFAALAAAAVAVRGGARRRAEGSAGADSGGGAGRVAD from the coding sequence ATGCGTTCAGGTCCCATCGCGCTGCGTGCCGCCACGGCGGCCATGGTGCTGGTGCTCGCGCCCGCGGCGGGCGTCGCCCAGGCCCACGACGAGGTCCGGGTCACGGTCACCCCGCCGAACGCGCCGCCCGGTGCCGGGGTCGCCCTCAAGGTCACCGGCTGCGGAGGCGACTCGGGGACCGCCACGTCCCCGGCCTTCACCGCCGGGGCGCGGCTCACCGGCCGGGAGCAGGGGCAGGGGCGGAGCCAGGACCGGAGTCAGGACCAGAGCCGGGGGCCGGTGCAAGGCCACGGCTGGGAGCGGAGATGGGGGCAGGACCAGGGGCAGGGGCAGTGGTGGAGCCAGAGCGGTGATTGGGGTGGCGATCGGTCCGGTGACCGGGGCGGTGACCGGGGTGGAGACCGGAGTGGTGATCAGGGGCGCGGGAAGGGCGGCGAGCTGTCCGGTGACGCCCGGCTGAAGGACCGCCTCGACGAGGGTACGTACCCGGTCAGCGTGTTCTGCGACGGCCACGGCCACCACGACGTCGGCACCCTCAGGATTCCGCGGAGCGAGGAGCCGGCCCGGCGGCCGAGTTCCCACCCCTCCCCGGTCGCCCCGGTCCACGCGGGCGGCGGCGGGACGGCCGCGTTCGCCGCGCCGGCCGCGCCAGGGGTGGCGCAGACGGCGAGCGACGAGGGTCTGGGCACCCCGTACACCGTCCTCGGGCTGGTCTTCGCCGCCCTCGCCGCCGCGGCCGTCGCCGTCCGGGGCGGCGCCCGACGCCGGGCCGAGGGGAGTGCCGGGGCCGATTCCGGGGGCGGCGCCGGCCGGGTCGCGGACTGA
- a CDS encoding yceI-like protein (YceI-like domain; cl01001;~YceI-like protein [Amycolatopsis mediterranei U32];~identified by MetaGeneAnnotator; putative), with the protein MTTPLSALTGDYVLDPAHTRIGFVARHAMVTKVRGAFHEFEGSAHLDGADPTKSTAQVVLKTESIDTGVEQRDQHLRTNDFLDAPNFPEITFRTTAVEVRSDTDYRVTGDLTIKDTTRSLTIDFAYTGNAVDPTGNLRVGLEGSVTISRKDFGVTWNAALEGGGVLVGDKVVLEFDISAIKQG; encoded by the coding sequence TTGACCACGCCCCTCTCCGCACTCACCGGGGACTACGTCCTCGACCCCGCCCACACCCGGATCGGCTTCGTCGCCCGTCATGCCATGGTGACGAAGGTCCGCGGCGCCTTCCACGAGTTCGAGGGCTCCGCCCACCTGGACGGCGCCGATCCCACGAAGTCCACCGCCCAGGTGGTGCTCAAGACCGAGAGCATCGACACCGGCGTCGAGCAGCGCGACCAGCACCTGCGCACCAACGACTTCCTCGACGCGCCCAACTTCCCCGAGATCACCTTCCGCACCACCGCCGTCGAGGTGCGCTCCGACACCGACTACCGCGTCACCGGCGACCTCACCATCAAGGACACCACCCGTTCCCTGACCATCGACTTCGCGTACACGGGCAACGCCGTCGACCCGACCGGGAACCTCCGGGTCGGTCTGGAGGGGTCCGTGACCATCTCCCGCAAGGACTTCGGCGTGACGTGGAACGCGGCCCTGGAGGGCGGCGGCGTCCTGGTCGGCGACAAGGTCGTCCTGGAGTTCGACATCTCCGCGATCAAGCAGGGCTGA
- a CDS encoding 2-aminoethylphosphonate ABC transporter periplasmic binding component (2-aminoethylphosphonate ABC transporter periplasmic binding component [Streptomyces venezuelae ATCC10712];~2-aminoethylphosphonate ABC transporter substrate-binding protein; Provisional;~ABC-type Fe3+ transport system, periplasmic component [Inorganicion transportand metabolism]; COG1840;~identified by MetaGeneAnnotator; putative), translating into MSTTPRSSRVLRASSVKPVAAVAGCLVLAGTLTACGGASAADEKVVTVYSADGLKGEAGDGWYDKVFKDFEKETGIKVKYVEGGSGEMVQRAAREKSNTQADVLVTLPPFIQQADSKGLLATYEPKNSERVEGANKAGNGTWVSVVNNYFGFIQNKKELDPAPTTWEQLLDPKYKNKVQYSTPGVAGDGTAVLIKAMHDFGGKDQAMEYLKKLQANNVGPSSSTSKLAPKVDKGEILVANGDVQMNFAQAKSMPNLSIWFPSKQGGTPTTFALPYAGGLVKGAPHTENGKKLLDFMLGDQAQREISAIGGGFPARRDIRPTDSNAIELEKLLVGVDVFEPDWNDIDKNLTAYVDAWKSATGS; encoded by the coding sequence ATGAGCACCACCCCCCGCTCCTCCCGCGTCCTTCGCGCCTCCTCCGTCAAGCCGGTCGCCGCCGTCGCCGGCTGCCTCGTCCTCGCCGGCACGCTCACCGCCTGCGGCGGCGCCTCCGCCGCCGACGAGAAGGTCGTCACCGTCTACAGCGCCGACGGTCTCAAGGGCGAGGCGGGCGACGGCTGGTACGACAAGGTCTTCAAGGATTTCGAGAAGGAGACCGGCATCAAGGTGAAGTACGTCGAGGGCGGCTCCGGCGAGATGGTGCAGCGCGCCGCCCGCGAGAAGAGCAACACCCAGGCCGACGTCCTCGTCACCCTGCCCCCGTTCATCCAGCAGGCCGACTCCAAGGGCCTGCTCGCGACGTACGAGCCGAAGAACTCCGAGCGGGTGGAGGGCGCCAACAAGGCGGGCAACGGCACCTGGGTGTCCGTCGTCAACAACTACTTCGGCTTCATCCAGAACAAGAAGGAGCTGGACCCGGCGCCGACGACCTGGGAGCAGCTGCTCGACCCGAAGTACAAGAACAAGGTCCAGTACTCCACCCCGGGCGTCGCGGGCGACGGCACGGCCGTGCTCATCAAGGCCATGCACGACTTCGGCGGCAAGGACCAGGCCATGGAGTACCTGAAGAAGCTCCAGGCCAACAACGTCGGCCCGTCCTCCTCCACCTCCAAGCTCGCGCCCAAGGTCGACAAGGGCGAGATCCTGGTCGCCAACGGCGACGTCCAGATGAACTTCGCGCAGGCCAAGTCCATGCCGAACCTCTCGATCTGGTTCCCCTCGAAGCAGGGCGGCACGCCCACCACCTTCGCCCTGCCCTACGCCGGCGGCCTGGTGAAGGGCGCCCCGCACACCGAGAACGGCAAGAAGCTCCTCGACTTCATGCTGGGCGACCAGGCCCAGCGTGAGATCAGCGCCATCGGCGGCGGCTTCCCGGCCCGCCGGGACATCCGGCCCACCGACTCCAACGCGATCGAGCTGGAGAAGCTGCTGGTCGGCGTCGACGTCTTCGAGCCGGACTGGAACGACATCGACAAGAACCTGACCGCGTACGTCGACGCCTGGAAGTCCGCGACCGGCAGCTGA
- a CDS encoding membrane protease subunits (Membrane protease subunits [Streptomyces venezuelae ATCC10712];~The band 7 domain of flotillin (reggie) like proteins. This group contains proteins similar to stomatin, prohibitin, flotillin, HlfK/C and podicin. Many of these band 7 domain-containing proteins are lipid raft-associated. Individual proteins of this...; cl02525;~identified by MetaGeneAnnotator; putative) — translation MTASIPTTPMTPGPGPLPAEAGAAASRDAARTARRLTDGRLRPSAAPPGDDRPASGGDTGTPPPEPEGAGSSGETPEVRGEGAVETVVAPVMAVEVAVAEPPVVEPEVVPAASVVAAAVAADVLEVAEVSEAVEAPEAPEAPQVVEVFEVPVASPAPVVLERTVEPAPTPPTENASPEPGPGPETAPAPAPEPAEETPAPEPPVAVTEKPPTPDKPPAPAPTPVPAPAEVDFGWAAGTHVRVMSVPAAASTPAPAPARHTTTPSGETAARGSGERRRVVIGAETTGAIPVHLLFRDEPQPAAVPGSPAPVPVPETPPPPRTPKPSLLKSPRPKPPAPPAPPAPPAPAAEAPPKPMLRPAPQPAPRSTPQPAPRPAPHAAAPAPARPAAESPRPVPDADPTLVERPGPALPGWVGLTGGLLALFGCLFVVWWTGAVPEVMARTLGLSPRPYDGIDLVQWSLLALGIALTLFFLGGLDRGRVGHALVLTLFGDYRGTVRRTGLLWVSPLLLRRRVDVRLRHWRSEPLPAVDAKGTALDVVVLVVWRVRDTVRAALGVDRHEDYLREHVEAAMARVLSQLPADAFHEVAPTLRDAEAVGEALTRLLSAECAPVGIDVYSAQPTRIEYAPAVAAAMQRRRIAAIDAKHRDSVLTSVVDAVEDVVHRLTSRGLVDLDDYERKALVRDLTVAFYSGRSVPVDGA, via the coding sequence ATGACGGCATCGATCCCCACGACCCCCATGACGCCGGGCCCGGGCCCCCTCCCGGCCGAAGCCGGCGCGGCCGCCAGCCGCGACGCGGCCCGCACGGCCCGCCGGCTCACCGACGGCCGCCTGCGCCCGAGCGCCGCCCCGCCGGGCGACGACCGGCCGGCGTCCGGCGGCGATACGGGGACGCCACCGCCGGAACCCGAGGGCGCGGGCTCGTCGGGCGAGACGCCGGAGGTGCGGGGGGAGGGCGCCGTCGAGACGGTCGTGGCGCCGGTGATGGCCGTGGAGGTGGCCGTGGCGGAGCCGCCGGTGGTGGAGCCGGAGGTGGTTCCGGCCGCTTCGGTGGTCGCTGCGGCGGTTGCTGCGGATGTCCTTGAGGTGGCTGAGGTGTCCGAGGCAGTTGAGGCCCCAGAGGCCCCAGAGGCCCCTCAAGTGGTTGAGGTGTTTGAGGTCCCGGTTGCCTCACCTGCCCCGGTCGTCCTGGAGCGGACGGTCGAGCCCGCCCCCACGCCGCCGACGGAGAACGCCTCCCCGGAACCGGGGCCGGGGCCGGAGACGGCCCCGGCCCCGGCCCCCGAACCGGCCGAGGAAACCCCTGCTCCCGAGCCTCCCGTCGCGGTGACCGAGAAGCCACCGACGCCGGACAAGCCCCCGGCTCCCGCGCCCACCCCCGTACCCGCTCCTGCCGAAGTCGACTTCGGATGGGCCGCCGGGACGCACGTCAGAGTGATGTCCGTCCCTGCCGCCGCCTCCACTCCCGCGCCCGCGCCCGCGAGGCACACCACCACCCCTTCCGGCGAGACGGCGGCGCGGGGGAGTGGCGAGCGGCGCCGGGTGGTGATCGGCGCCGAGACGACCGGGGCGATCCCGGTGCACCTCCTCTTCCGGGACGAGCCGCAGCCCGCTGCCGTCCCCGGGAGCCCGGCCCCCGTACCCGTACCCGAGACGCCGCCCCCACCGCGTACGCCCAAGCCGTCCCTGCTCAAGTCCCCGCGGCCCAAGCCCCCGGCACCTCCGGCACCCCCGGCGCCCCCTGCCCCCGCCGCCGAGGCCCCGCCCAAGCCCATGCTCCGGCCGGCTCCCCAGCCCGCCCCCCGGTCCACCCCTCAACCGGCCCCCCGCCCCGCGCCCCACGCCGCCGCCCCCGCGCCCGCCCGGCCCGCTGCCGAGTCCCCGCGGCCGGTGCCGGACGCCGACCCGACGCTGGTGGAACGGCCCGGTCCGGCGCTGCCCGGCTGGGTCGGATTGACCGGCGGGCTGCTGGCCCTGTTCGGCTGCCTTTTTGTCGTGTGGTGGACGGGCGCGGTGCCCGAAGTGATGGCGCGAACGCTGGGGCTGTCACCGCGGCCGTACGACGGCATCGACCTCGTCCAGTGGTCCCTGCTCGCCCTCGGCATCGCCCTCACTCTCTTCTTCCTGGGCGGGCTCGACCGCGGCCGGGTCGGCCACGCCCTCGTCCTCACCCTCTTCGGCGACTACCGGGGCACGGTCCGCCGCACCGGCCTGCTCTGGGTGAGCCCGCTGCTGCTCCGCCGCCGGGTCGACGTACGGCTGCGGCACTGGCGCAGCGAACCGCTGCCCGCCGTCGACGCCAAGGGCACGGCGCTCGATGTCGTCGTCCTCGTCGTGTGGCGGGTCCGCGACACCGTGCGCGCCGCGCTCGGCGTCGACCGGCACGAGGACTATCTGCGCGAGCATGTGGAGGCGGCGATGGCCCGCGTCCTGTCGCAGCTGCCGGCGGACGCGTTCCACGAGGTCGCGCCGACGCTGCGGGACGCGGAGGCGGTCGGCGAGGCGTTGACCCGGCTGCTGTCGGCGGAGTGCGCGCCGGTCGGCATCGACGTGTACTCGGCGCAGCCGACCCGGATCGAATACGCCCCGGCGGTGGCCGCCGCGATGCAGCGCCGCCGGATCGCCGCGATCGACGCCAAGCACCGGGACAGCGTGCTCACCTCGGTCGTGGACGCGGTCGAGGACGTGGTCCACCGGCTGACCTCCCGCGGTCTGGTGGACCTGGACGACTACGAGCGGAAGGCGCTGGTGAGGGATCTGACGGTGGCGTTCTACAGCGGCCGGTCCGTGCCGGTGGACGGTGCCTGA
- a CDS encoding HAD-superfamily hydrolase (HAD-superfamily hydrolase [Mycobacterium smegmatis str. MC2155];~Haloacid dehalogenase-like hydrolases. The haloaciddehalogenase-like (HAD) superfamily includes L-2-haloacid dehalogenase, epoxide hydrolase, phosphoserine phosphatase, phosphomannomutase, phosphoglycolate phosphatase, P-type ATPase, and many others; cd01427;~UMP phosphatase; Provisional;~identified by MetaGeneAnnotator; putative;~motif I;~motif II) has protein sequence MTERKPIESWLTDMDGVLMHEGIPVPGADAFIAKLRDSGRPFLVLTNNSIYTARDLNARLSRIGLDVPAENIWTSALATAKFLDTQHPGGSAYVIGEAGLTTALHEVGYILTDADPDFVILGETRTYSFEAMTKAVRLINNGARFIATNPDETGPSAEGALPATGAVAALITKATGKEPYFVGKPNPLMMRTGLNAIGAHSESSAMIGDRMDTDILAGLEAGMETFLVLTGLTAPADIGKFPYRPTHVKDSIADLVEYI, from the coding sequence ATGACAGAGCGCAAGCCCATCGAATCGTGGCTCACCGACATGGACGGCGTGCTGATGCACGAGGGCATCCCGGTGCCGGGGGCCGACGCGTTCATCGCCAAACTGCGCGACTCCGGCCGCCCGTTCCTGGTCCTCACGAACAACTCCATCTACACCGCCCGCGACCTGAACGCCCGGCTCAGCCGCATCGGCCTGGACGTCCCCGCCGAGAACATCTGGACGTCGGCGCTCGCCACCGCGAAGTTCCTCGACACCCAGCACCCGGGTGGCTCCGCGTACGTCATCGGCGAGGCCGGGCTGACCACCGCGCTGCACGAGGTGGGCTACATCCTCACCGACGCGGACCCCGACTTCGTGATCCTGGGCGAGACCCGGACGTACTCCTTCGAGGCCATGACGAAGGCGGTCCGGCTGATCAACAACGGCGCGCGGTTCATCGCCACGAACCCCGACGAGACCGGCCCCTCCGCCGAGGGCGCGCTGCCCGCGACAGGCGCGGTCGCCGCGCTCATCACCAAGGCGACGGGCAAGGAGCCGTACTTCGTCGGCAAGCCGAACCCGCTCATGATGCGCACCGGCCTCAACGCGATCGGGGCGCACTCCGAGAGCAGCGCGATGATCGGCGACCGGATGGACACCGACATCCTGGCGGGTCTCGAAGCGGGCATGGAGACGTTCCTCGTCCTCACGGGCCTGACGGCGCCGGCGGACATCGGCAAGTTCCCGTACCGCCCGACCCATGTGAAGGACTCGATCGCGGACCTGGTCGAGTACATCTGA
- a CDS encoding membrane protein (Membrane protein [Streptomyces fulvissimus DSM40593];~NlpC/P60 family; cl17555;~Putative peptidoglycan binding domain; pfam01471;~Putative peptidoglycan-binding domain-containing protein [Cell envelope biogenesis, outer membrane];~UniProt-pubmed:11572948; UniProt-pubmed:20624727; UniProt-pubmed:21463507; UniProt-pubmed:18375553; UniProt-pubmed:21059706; UniProt-pubmed:12000953; UniProt-pubmed:20064060;~identified by MetaGeneAnnotator; putative) yields the protein MSVPVFEEFEPEADCGCAGCAGQRRAHALGLPVRAGGHPAAHGARRALVLVTATGAVLGAGGAGLAAAAEPAPVASGASGAGSVTPVADRAADPGTPQGDQGPLRGRAAGSGPAPAPASAPVPAPASVPDAIQAATRSAVPTLRKTTRGAIVDRAKTWVTAKVPYAMDRYWSDGYRQDCSGYISMAWNLPANEWTGSLTRFADRISRADLQPGDILLFHNAASPTRGSHVTIFGGWTDASHTSYLAYEQTKPGTRKRTTPMAYWQDADRYVAYRYKGLTGSGGAGGTGGGAAATAFPGAGKFGPGADNAYVTRLGKLLVARGGGSFYRQGPGSRWSEADRRATEAFQRAQGWKGSAADGLPGPRTWSLLVTGQGRDIGGSGGPDGSSGSASAFPGRGSFRPGQSSAYVEKLGKQLVKRGFGKHYTSGPGPRWTEADRRNVESFQRAQGWRGAAADGYPGPETWRRLFR from the coding sequence ATGAGTGTGCCGGTCTTCGAAGAGTTCGAGCCCGAGGCCGACTGCGGGTGCGCGGGCTGTGCCGGGCAGCGGCGCGCCCACGCGCTCGGTCTTCCGGTACGGGCCGGGGGCCACCCGGCCGCGCATGGCGCGCGGCGCGCGTTGGTGCTGGTCACGGCCACAGGGGCGGTGCTCGGCGCCGGAGGCGCGGGCCTGGCCGCCGCGGCGGAGCCGGCGCCCGTGGCGAGCGGGGCGAGCGGAGCCGGGAGCGTGACCCCGGTCGCGGACCGGGCGGCGGACCCCGGCACCCCGCAGGGGGACCAGGGGCCACTGCGCGGTCGCGCCGCCGGTTCCGGCCCGGCGCCGGCACCCGCCTCGGCCCCGGTCCCGGCTCCGGCTTCCGTGCCGGACGCGATCCAGGCCGCCACCCGCAGCGCCGTCCCGACCCTGCGCAAGACCACCCGCGGCGCGATCGTCGACCGCGCCAAGACGTGGGTGACGGCCAAGGTCCCGTACGCGATGGACCGCTACTGGAGCGACGGCTACCGCCAGGACTGCTCCGGCTACATCTCGATGGCCTGGAACCTCCCCGCCAACGAGTGGACGGGCAGCCTCACCCGCTTCGCCGACCGGATCTCCCGCGCCGACCTCCAGCCCGGCGACATCCTGCTCTTCCACAACGCGGCCAGTCCGACGCGCGGCTCGCACGTGACGATCTTCGGCGGCTGGACGGACGCCTCGCACACCTCGTACCTCGCCTACGAGCAGACCAAGCCGGGCACGCGCAAGCGGACGACGCCGATGGCGTACTGGCAGGACGCCGACCGGTACGTCGCCTACCGCTACAAGGGGCTGACCGGGAGCGGCGGAGCCGGCGGTACGGGCGGGGGCGCGGCGGCCACGGCGTTCCCGGGCGCCGGGAAGTTCGGTCCCGGCGCGGACAACGCGTACGTCACCCGGCTCGGGAAGCTGCTGGTGGCGCGCGGTGGCGGGTCGTTCTACCGCCAGGGGCCGGGCTCGCGCTGGAGCGAGGCGGACCGGCGGGCCACCGAGGCGTTCCAGCGCGCGCAGGGCTGGAAGGGAAGCGCGGCGGACGGACTGCCGGGGCCGCGGACCTGGTCGCTGCTGGTGACGGGGCAGGGCAGGGACATCGGCGGTTCGGGTGGTCCGGACGGGTCGAGCGGATCTGCGAGCGCGTTCCCCGGGCGTGGCTCCTTCCGTCCGGGCCAGTCCAGCGCATATGTGGAGAAGCTGGGCAAGCAGCTGGTCAAACGGGGCTTCGGCAAGCACTACACGTCGGGTCCCGGTCCGCGCTGGACAGAGGCCGACCGCCGCAACGTCGAGTCCTTCCAGCGCGCCCAGGGCTGGCGTGGCGCGGCGGCCGACGGCTACCCGGGCCCGGAGACCTGGCGGCGCCTGTTCCGATGA
- a CDS encoding nucleotide pyrophosphatase (Type I phosphodiesterase / nucleotide pyrophosphatase; pfam01663;~Uncharacterized conserved protein [Function unknown];~identified by MetaGeneAnnotator; putative;~probable nucleotide pyrophosphatase [Streptomyces venezuelae ATCC10712]): MPTPGPSRPTAPHGPTRRSVLAAGATAAVATAAAGLVTAPAAAAATTASASAVAAPTLPNGTSIRKVLVVGMDGLRHDRIDAAAAPHLKSLMANGTYGRSLLYSNPMAATLSGPGWSTISTGVWPDKHGVKDNTFTGRNYSAYPGFLARLHQVRPELSLFAAVDWPELDTFGTVTPGADAKVVYNNDYAVNDLTITEITEDVLRHQNPDVLFVYFGETDEIGHDHGAADPRYLAAIDVQDGYLGRLLAAIEARPTRAAEEWTVIVATDHGHTDAGGHGGSSVEERRTFVLAQGPGIAAGARPVDTRLVDVAATVFHQLGITPDPAWGLDGKPVQKRSTDPFDTLLPALAGRADETGIPAGVLGFTHTAPSGWSVVDNAMGTGGVTEWRGWSFATDEFWSRSERDQWRELNVRSRGVFAVADSDEWSDKAFSGPYDTTLVSPAYAVAGAARVNLAFTTLYRQEGAQSAQILASFNGGTPTVVKSYTADVLSKPQTVTVPVPAGASSVSFRFRYTGANNWYWVIDGVEVTTS, encoded by the coding sequence ATGCCGACCCCCGGCCCGTCCCGTCCCACGGCTCCCCACGGCCCCACCCGGCGCTCGGTGCTGGCCGCCGGTGCCACGGCCGCCGTCGCCACCGCCGCCGCCGGCCTGGTCACCGCACCCGCCGCCGCGGCCGCCACGACCGCCTCGGCCTCCGCCGTCGCCGCCCCGACGCTCCCGAACGGCACCAGCATCCGCAAGGTGCTCGTCGTCGGCATGGACGGCCTGCGCCACGACCGCATCGACGCCGCCGCGGCCCCGCACCTCAAGTCCCTGATGGCGAACGGCACCTACGGCCGGTCGCTGCTCTACAGCAACCCGATGGCCGCGACCCTCTCCGGCCCCGGCTGGTCGACGATCTCCACCGGCGTGTGGCCCGACAAGCACGGCGTGAAGGACAACACCTTCACCGGCCGCAATTACAGCGCCTACCCGGGCTTCCTCGCCCGCCTGCACCAGGTGCGCCCGGAGCTGTCGCTGTTCGCCGCCGTCGACTGGCCCGAGCTCGACACGTTCGGGACCGTCACTCCCGGCGCCGACGCCAAGGTCGTCTACAACAACGACTACGCGGTCAACGACCTCACGATCACCGAGATCACCGAGGACGTGCTCCGCCACCAGAACCCCGACGTCCTCTTCGTCTACTTCGGCGAGACCGACGAGATCGGCCACGACCACGGCGCCGCCGACCCCCGCTACCTCGCCGCCATCGACGTCCAGGACGGCTACCTCGGGCGGCTCCTCGCCGCCATCGAGGCCCGCCCGACCCGCGCCGCCGAGGAGTGGACGGTCATCGTCGCGACCGACCACGGCCACACCGACGCCGGCGGCCACGGCGGTTCCAGCGTCGAGGAACGGCGGACGTTCGTGCTCGCCCAGGGCCCCGGCATCGCGGCCGGCGCCCGGCCCGTCGACACCCGCCTGGTCGACGTCGCCGCCACCGTCTTCCACCAGCTCGGCATCACCCCGGACCCGGCCTGGGGCCTGGACGGCAAGCCGGTGCAGAAGCGTTCCACCGACCCGTTCGACACCCTGCTGCCCGCCCTCGCCGGCCGCGCCGACGAGACCGGCATCCCGGCCGGCGTCCTCGGCTTCACCCACACCGCGCCCAGCGGCTGGTCGGTCGTCGACAACGCCATGGGCACGGGCGGGGTGACCGAGTGGCGCGGCTGGTCCTTCGCCACCGACGAGTTCTGGTCCCGCTCCGAGCGCGACCAGTGGCGCGAGCTGAACGTGCGCTCCCGGGGCGTGTTCGCCGTCGCCGACTCCGACGAGTGGTCCGACAAGGCCTTCTCCGGCCCGTACGACACGACGCTGGTCAGCCCGGCGTACGCGGTCGCCGGCGCCGCCCGCGTGAACCTCGCCTTCACCACCCTCTACCGGCAGGAGGGCGCCCAGAGCGCGCAGATCCTGGCATCCTTCAACGGCGGTACCCCGACGGTCGTCAAGAGCTACACGGCGGACGTGCTCTCCAAGCCGCAGACGGTCACCGTCCCCGTGCCGGCCGGCGCGTCCAGCGTCTCCTTCCGGTTCCGCTACACCGGGGCCAACAACTGGTACTGGGTGATCGACGGAGTCGAGGTCACGACGTCCTGA